A genomic stretch from Oncorhynchus gorbuscha isolate QuinsamMale2020 ecotype Even-year linkage group LG20, OgorEven_v1.0, whole genome shotgun sequence includes:
- the LOC124007193 gene encoding chloride intracellular channel protein 4-like, with translation MAEVPKIELFIKASDDGESVGNCPFCQRLFMILWLKGANFTLTTVDMKRAPEVLKDLAPGSQPPFLIFGEEVRTDTNKIEEFLEEALAPPQYPKLCCRYKESNGAGDDIFHKFSAYIKNPNPGLNDMLEKKFLRSLMKLDQYLLTPLPHELDQNPDAHQYSRHYLDGNSLSLADCNLLPKLNIVKVVCRKYRDFEIPVALTGLTRYLTKANQQDEFRYTCPKDSEILLAYQSVAKYLNK, from the exons ATGGCGGAGGTCCCCAAGATTGAACTTTTCATCAAG GCCAGTGATGATGGGGAGAGCGTGGGGAACTGTCCCTTCTGTCAGCGACTCTTTATGATCCTCTGGCTGAAGGGGGCCAACTTCACCCTCACCACAGTGGACATGAAGAG GGCTCCAGAGGTGCTGAAGGACCTGGCCCCGGGCTCTCAGCCCCCGTTCCTCATCTTCGGGGAGGAGGTGCGCACTGACACCAACAAGATCGAGGAGTTTCTAGAGGAGGCCCTGGCTCCTCCACA GTACCCCAAGCTCTGCTGTCGCTACAAGGAGTCCAACGGTGCTGGAGATGACATCTTCCACAAGTTCTCTGCATACATCaagaaccctaaccctggcctcaATGATA TGCTGGAGAAGAAGTTTCTGAGGAGCCTGATGAAGTTGGATCAGTACCTGCTGACGCCACTCCCACATGAGCTGGACCAGAACCCAGACGCCCACCAGTACTCACGGCACTATCTGGATGGGAATTCCCTCAGTCTAGCTGACTGCAACCTGCTTCCCAAGCTCAACATAGTCAAG GTGGTGTGTAGGAAGTACCGTGACTTTGAGATCCCTGTGGCTCTGACTGGTCTGACCCGCTACCTCACCAAGGCCAACCAGCAGGACGAGTTTCGATATACCTGTCCCAAGGACTCCGAGATCCTACTGGCCTACCAATCAGTGGCCAAATACCTCAACAAATAG